A portion of the Naumovozyma castellii chromosome 2, complete genome genome contains these proteins:
- the CWC21 gene encoding U2-type spliceosomal complex subunit CWC21 (ancestral locus Anc_8.503), which translates to MFHPRVTRQFSKINVRTIKTRWMRMVADVCQDRIDCRASIMSYNGIGLKSAKGSSTSGHIQKSLANNTARISKSKDKGNQTKTNPRLVHLEKIQKVDALADKKVLSIVSHMTKREIELRVSELRDKLEDEDKLTDEQIDEKCNTLRKTLVDESQEQQRISSIYKSRTTREQKEEIKNKE; encoded by the coding sequence ATGTTTCATCCCAGGGTAACGCGTCAGTTTTCCAAAATAAATGTACGTACAATAAAGACAAGATGGATGAGAATGGTGGCTGACGTGTGCCAAGATCGTATAGACTGTCGAGCCAGCATTATGTCTTATAACGGGATAGGTCTCAAATCTGCAAAGGGTTCATCCACGTCGGGCCACATACAGAAATCCTTGGCAAACAATACCGCCAGGATTAGTAAATCGAAGGACAAGGGTAATCAGACGAAAACTAACCCAAGATTGGTTCATCTTGAAAAGATCCAAAAAGTGGATGCCCTAGCAGATAAGAAGGTACTAAGTATCGTGTCACATATGACCAAGAGAGAAATCGAATTACGTGTCTCCGAATTAAGAGATAAActggaagatgaagacaAGCTCACTgatgaacaaattgatgaaaagtGCAATACTCTGCGAAAGACCCTGGTGGATGAGTCACAGGAACAACAACGGATCTCATCAATATACAAGAGTAGGACCACTCGAGAACAGAAAGAGGAAattaagaataaagaataG